The following are encoded in a window of Bacteroides sp. AN502(2024) genomic DNA:
- a CDS encoding SusC/RagA family TonB-linked outer membrane protein, protein MNTYKSIVNTWSKKGYLTLLVLLIAMTTFGQEITVNGVVIDETETPLIGATVQVKNTQKGVVTDFDGKFSIKAHHNATLIISYIGYKNQEIKIKNQRNLNIKLEPDNAMLDEVVVVGYGSMKKSDLTGSVSSVAAKSIEGFKTGSVVEALGGQIAGVQITQSDGTPGSGFDIKIRGVGTVNGDSSPLYIVDGFEVGGIDHIANSDIESVQVLKDASASAIYGARAANGVILVTTKSGKEGKPVITYNGSATYRKIPQKLDMLSTYEFVALQTELNPNKYETTYYQEGNDSDGVPYRHQTLEDYVNDSGIDWQSESFQPTWSQNHDFSISGGTKDTKYAASFSHFDENGIFKNSGYKKNTGKLRINQKINKSITFDATVNYANTVKEGIGTSGTGGTLNMLSNILRFRPTGGNHVTNEELLNSVFDPLELSENATYSQINPIKQAEAVKDRRQSELWGINASLTIKLMKDLTFKAAATYNTTNTRRDLFYGEESSQAYRSGGVYGSTQMQKELRWQSSNTLTYKKKINKKHSLDMMLGHEFVFRSSELLYGQAKDFPFANLGNDNLGIGATPSSVSTSRSDKKQLSFFARGNYSFDNRYLLTATIRADGSTVFSAKNKWGYFPSFSAAWRISEEQFMKDITPISNLKLRLGWGTVGNDRITNYLSMDLYTSSKYGLGQQLATVLSPKQLANKDLKWEGSTTANVGIDLGLFENRLNLTADFFIKKTKDLLLEQKLAYVTGFNSQWQNIGKIQNKGIELNMNSTNIKTRHFSWQTDFNISFIKNTLKELQSGTSYIQSATKFNSNFNGNDYISIVGSSLGQMYGYVFDGVYQTSDFNLLPDGTMRLKPGIADISTHAGKTVVPGMVKYKDMDGDGVITPDDRTTIGNGQPDWYGGITNTFNYKNIDFSFMFQFQYGNDIYNATRMFNTQSQDERSNQLAEVADRWTPTHASNRVPSAKGYVKYELYSRFIEDGSFLRLKNITLGYTFPNKWTRKAYINRLRIYGTAQNLFCFTKYSGYDPEVNMKSSPLMPGFDWGAYPKSRVFTFGVEVQF, encoded by the coding sequence ATGAATACATATAAATCTATAGTGAATACATGGAGCAAAAAAGGGTATCTCACCCTTTTGGTTCTCCTGATTGCAATGACTACATTCGGACAGGAAATTACAGTCAACGGTGTAGTTATTGATGAGACAGAGACTCCACTAATTGGAGCGACCGTCCAAGTGAAGAATACTCAAAAAGGAGTTGTGACAGACTTTGATGGAAAATTTTCCATCAAAGCCCATCATAATGCAACATTGATTATCAGTTATATCGGTTATAAGAATCAGGAGATCAAAATCAAAAATCAAAGAAACCTGAATATCAAATTGGAACCGGATAATGCAATGCTGGATGAAGTGGTGGTAGTCGGCTACGGTAGCATGAAGAAAAGCGACCTGACAGGTTCCGTATCTTCCGTTGCAGCCAAATCCATCGAAGGCTTCAAAACAGGTTCTGTGGTCGAAGCTCTCGGAGGCCAAATTGCCGGTGTACAAATCACACAATCCGATGGTACTCCCGGCTCTGGTTTCGATATTAAAATTCGTGGTGTCGGCACAGTAAACGGTGACTCTTCTCCACTTTATATTGTGGACGGATTTGAAGTTGGCGGAATTGACCACATTGCCAATTCGGACATCGAATCAGTGCAAGTGCTCAAAGATGCCTCAGCTTCTGCCATCTACGGTGCACGCGCAGCTAATGGTGTAATTCTGGTCACCACCAAATCAGGAAAAGAAGGGAAGCCTGTGATTACTTATAACGGTTCCGCAACTTATCGGAAGATCCCTCAAAAGCTGGATATGCTCAGCACTTATGAATTTGTGGCATTACAAACAGAGCTCAATCCTAACAAGTATGAAACGACATACTACCAGGAAGGGAATGATTCAGACGGCGTCCCCTATCGTCATCAAACTTTAGAAGATTATGTAAACGATTCCGGAATTGATTGGCAAAGCGAATCGTTCCAACCTACATGGTCACAAAATCATGATTTTAGTATCAGCGGCGGTACCAAGGATACTAAATATGCTGCTTCATTCTCACATTTTGATGAAAACGGTATCTTTAAAAACAGTGGTTACAAGAAAAATACCGGAAAACTGCGTATCAATCAAAAAATCAACAAGTCCATCACTTTCGATGCCACTGTCAACTATGCCAACACTGTGAAAGAAGGTATCGGTACCTCCGGAACAGGTGGGACATTAAATATGCTTTCCAACATATTGCGCTTCCGTCCTACCGGTGGTAACCATGTAACCAATGAGGAACTTTTAAACTCGGTATTCGACCCATTGGAACTAAGTGAAAACGCCACTTATTCACAAATTAATCCTATTAAACAAGCAGAAGCAGTTAAAGATAGAAGACAATCTGAATTATGGGGTATCAACGCTTCATTAACTATAAAATTAATGAAAGATCTCACGTTTAAGGCTGCGGCCACTTACAATACGACGAATACCCGAAGAGACCTTTTTTATGGCGAAGAATCCAGCCAAGCTTACCGAAGCGGTGGTGTATATGGTTCCACGCAAATGCAGAAAGAGCTACGTTGGCAGAGTAGTAACACATTAACCTATAAAAAGAAAATCAATAAGAAACACTCACTTGATATGATGTTAGGACACGAGTTCGTATTCAGAAGCTCCGAACTACTGTACGGTCAAGCAAAAGATTTCCCATTTGCCAATTTAGGCAATGACAACCTGGGAATCGGTGCTACCCCCAGTAGTGTGTCCACATCCAGAAGCGATAAAAAACAATTGTCTTTCTTTGCACGAGGCAACTACAGTTTTGACAATCGCTATTTGCTCACTGCAACTATTCGTGCGGACGGTTCCACGGTGTTCTCTGCAAAAAACAAATGGGGATATTTCCCGTCATTCTCTGCGGCATGGCGTATATCGGAGGAGCAATTCATGAAAGATATCACCCCTATATCCAACCTGAAACTTCGTCTGGGATGGGGTACAGTAGGAAATGACCGTATCACCAATTATTTGTCTATGGATTTATATACCTCCTCCAAATACGGACTCGGTCAACAGCTTGCCACAGTTTTAAGTCCTAAGCAATTGGCTAATAAGGATTTAAAATGGGAGGGTTCCACCACTGCCAATGTAGGTATCGATCTTGGTCTTTTTGAAAATCGTCTGAATCTTACAGCAGACTTCTTCATCAAAAAAACGAAAGATCTGTTGCTTGAACAAAAATTAGCTTATGTAACAGGATTCAACTCTCAATGGCAAAATATCGGTAAAATTCAGAATAAAGGTATTGAGCTGAATATGAATTCTACGAATATCAAGACCCGCCACTTCTCATGGCAAACAGATTTTAATATTTCATTTATCAAAAACACCTTGAAAGAATTGCAAAGCGGAACATCCTACATACAGTCGGCAACAAAGTTCAATAGTAATTTCAACGGAAATGACTATATTTCAATCGTAGGTTCTTCTCTTGGACAGATGTACGGTTATGTTTTTGACGGTGTTTATCAAACTTCCGATTTCAACCTGCTTCCTGACGGAACGATGCGATTAAAACCCGGAATAGCAGATATCAGCACTCATGCAGGAAAAACAGTAGTGCCCGGTATGGTGAAATATAAAGATATGGACGGGGATGGCGTTATCACTCCTGATGACCGTACGACAATCGGAAATGGACAGCCCGACTGGTATGGCGGTATTACCAACACTTTCAATTATAAAAACATTGATTTCAGTTTCATGTTCCAATTCCAATACGGCAATGACATTTATAATGCGACACGTATGTTCAACACACAATCGCAAGACGAGCGTAGCAACCAGCTGGCAGAAGTTGCCGACCGGTGGACTCCGACACATGCTTCCAATCGTGTTCCTTCTGCCAAAGGATATGTCAAATATGAATTATATTCACGCTTTATTGAAGACGGTTCATTCCTTCGTCTGAAAAATATAACATTGGGATATACCTTCCCCAACAAATGGACAAGAAAAGCATACATAAACCGTTTACGTATATACGGTACAGCTCAGAATTTATTCTGCTTTACCAAATATAGCGGTTACGACCCGGAGGTAAATATGAAAAGCAGTCCGCTTATGCCGGGATTCGATTGGGGAGCATATCCTAAGAGCAGAGTATTCACATTTGGCGTAGAAGTTCAATTCTAA
- the hepC gene encoding heparin-sulfate lyase HepC, producing MNKTLKYIALLTITCFVSKGYAQELKSEVFSFLNMDYPGLEKVKALHQEGKDEDAAQALLDYYRARTHVKTPDINLNKLTISKEEQQWADDGLKHTFFVHKGYQPSYNYGEDINWQYWPVKDNELRWQLHRHKWFTPMGKAYRISGDEKYAKEWAHQYIDWIKKNPLVKMNKEEYELVSNGKIKGEVENVRFAWRPLEVSNRLQDQTSQFQLFLPSPSFTPDFLTEFLVNYHKHAAHILANYSEQGNHLLFEAQRMIYAGAFFPEFKDAPAWRKSGIDILNREIHVQVYEDGGQFELDPHYHLAAINIFCKALGIADANGFRKEFPQDYLDTIENMIMFYANISFPDYTNPCFSDAKLTTKKEMVKNYKSWSKLFPKNQAIRYFATEGKEGVLPDYMSKGFLKSGFFVFRNSWGMDATQMVVKAGPKAFWHCQPDNGTFELWFNGKNLFPDSGSYVYAGEGEVMEQRNWHRQTCVHNTVTLNNKNLDTTESVTKLWQPEGTIQTLVTENPSYKNLKHRRSVFFVDNTYFVIVDEMVGSGKGSINLHYQMPKGEIANSREDMTFLTQFEDGSNMKLQCFGPAGMSMKKEPGWCSTAYRKRYKRMNVSFNVKKDSEEAVRYITVIYPVKKSTDAPKLNAKFKNKAFDENGLDVEVKINGKKQSLKYKL from the coding sequence ATGAATAAAACTTTAAAGTATATCGCTCTGCTGACAATCACTTGTTTTGTAAGCAAAGGGTACGCTCAGGAGTTGAAAAGCGAAGTCTTTTCTTTTCTTAACATGGACTATCCGGGATTGGAAAAAGTAAAAGCCTTGCATCAGGAAGGCAAAGATGAGGATGCTGCCCAAGCATTACTAGATTATTACCGTGCACGTACCCATGTAAAAACTCCGGATATCAATCTGAACAAACTGACCATCAGCAAAGAAGAACAGCAATGGGCCGATGACGGATTGAAACATACATTCTTCGTGCACAAAGGTTACCAACCTTCTTACAATTATGGAGAAGATATCAACTGGCAATACTGGCCGGTGAAAGATAATGAGCTCCGCTGGCAGTTGCACCGCCACAAATGGTTCACTCCGATGGGTAAAGCTTACCGTATATCCGGTGATGAAAAATATGCTAAAGAATGGGCACACCAGTATATCGATTGGATAAAAAAAAATCCATTGGTGAAGATGAACAAGGAAGAATATGAGCTGGTCAGTAATGGAAAAATCAAAGGTGAAGTAGAAAATGTACGTTTTGCATGGCGCCCTTTGGAAGTGAGCAATCGTCTGCAAGACCAGACTTCACAGTTCCAGCTATTCCTTCCCTCCCCTTCTTTCACTCCGGACTTCCTGACCGAATTCCTGGTGAACTATCACAAGCATGCCGCGCATATCCTTGCTAATTACTCGGAGCAAGGCAACCATTTACTGTTCGAAGCTCAACGCATGATTTACGCAGGTGCCTTTTTCCCGGAATTCAAAGATGCTCCGGCATGGAGAAAAAGTGGTATCGACATTCTGAACCGTGAAATTCACGTACAGGTATACGAAGATGGAGGACAGTTCGAACTTGACCCGCATTATCACCTGGCAGCCATTAACATTTTCTGTAAAGCCTTAGGTATCGCAGATGCTAATGGATTCCGTAAGGAATTCCCTCAAGACTATTTGGATACCATTGAAAACATGATTATGTTCTATGCAAACATTTCTTTCCCTGATTACACCAATCCCTGTTTCAGCGACGCCAAGTTGACAACCAAGAAAGAAATGGTGAAAAACTACAAGTCATGGAGCAAACTGTTCCCGAAGAACCAGGCAATCCGATATTTTGCGACAGAAGGAAAAGAAGGTGTATTGCCGGATTATATGTCTAAAGGTTTCCTGAAATCAGGCTTCTTTGTATTCCGTAATTCATGGGGAATGGATGCTACCCAAATGGTCGTAAAGGCAGGTCCGAAAGCCTTCTGGCACTGTCAGCCGGATAATGGAACATTTGAACTTTGGTTCAATGGCAAGAACTTATTCCCGGATTCAGGTTCGTATGTATACGCCGGTGAAGGCGAAGTAATGGAACAACGTAACTGGCACCGCCAGACTTGTGTTCACAACACAGTAACTCTGAACAATAAGAACTTAGATACAACAGAATCTGTTACTAAGTTATGGCAACCGGAAGGTACTATCCAAACTTTAGTTACCGAGAATCCGAGTTATAAGAATCTGAAACACCGTCGTTCTGTTTTCTTCGTCGATAATACCTATTTTGTCATTGTAGATGAAATGGTAGGTAGTGGTAAAGGTTCTATCAATCTCCACTATCAGATGCCGAAAGGAGAAATTGCCAACAGTCGCGAAGACATGACATTCCTGACACAGTTTGAAGATGGAAGTAACATGAAACTGCAATGCTTCGGCCCTGCCGGCATGAGTATGAAAAAAGAACCGGGATGGTGCTCAACAGCTTATCGCAAACGCTACAAACGTATGAATGTATCATTCAACGTGAAGAAAGACAGCGAAGAAGCTGTACGTTACATCACTGTTATCTACCCGGTTAAGAAAAGCACAGATGCTCCTAAACTTAACGCTAAATTCAAGAACAAAGCGTTCGATGAAAACGGTCTGGATGTCGAGGTGAAAATAAACGGAAAGAAACAGTCATTAAAATACAAACTGTAA
- a CDS encoding DUF4995 domain-containing protein: protein MNNMKKQLALFASVSIALASCQTSPKEDYSWIKKGLDVASAQLLLSAEEVSSTGHLPRSIRTGYDMNFLCRQLERDSLTFKDSLRAQPTAEQLGQRRLCSVYDWTSGFFPGSLWHAYELTGNDILKARAIEYTNLLNPVRYYKGTHDLGFMVNCSYGNAERLSPNDTIAAVMKETADNLCGRFNDSIGAIRSWDFGTWNFPVIIDNMMNLDLLFNVAKATGDNRYKDIAIKHAMTTMHNHFRPDYTCWHVVSYNNDGTVERKQTHQGKNDNSSWARGQAWAVYGYTACFRETNDSTFLNFAVKIADMIMDRVKTDDAIPYWDYDAPVTSETPRDASAATVTASALIELSTMIPDGKKYLDYAEKILKSLSSNAYLAQAGDNQGFVLMHSVGSLPNGSEIDTPLNYADYYYLEALKRFMNLKGINYKDI from the coding sequence ATGAATAATATGAAAAAGCAACTTGCCCTCTTTGCTTCGGTTAGTATTGCACTCGCGTCGTGTCAGACATCCCCCAAAGAAGACTACAGTTGGATAAAAAAAGGACTGGATGTGGCGTCTGCGCAATTACTACTTTCAGCAGAGGAGGTTAGCAGTACAGGTCATCTCCCCCGCTCTATCCGCACAGGTTATGATATGAATTTCCTTTGCCGACAGTTGGAAAGAGATTCATTAACATTCAAAGATTCACTACGTGCACAACCGACAGCCGAACAGTTAGGGCAACGTCGCCTCTGCAGCGTTTACGACTGGACAAGCGGTTTCTTCCCCGGTTCGTTATGGCATGCATACGAACTGACAGGAAACGATATACTGAAAGCACGAGCCATCGAATATACCAATCTTCTGAATCCGGTGCGTTATTATAAAGGTACGCATGATTTGGGATTTATGGTCAACTGTAGCTACGGCAATGCAGAACGTCTTTCACCGAACGATACGATCGCTGCAGTGATGAAAGAAACTGCCGATAACCTCTGTGGTCGTTTCAACGACTCCATCGGTGCTATCCGTTCCTGGGACTTCGGAACATGGAACTTCCCGGTGATTATCGATAATATGATGAACCTCGACCTCCTGTTTAATGTAGCAAAAGCAACCGGTGACAATAGATATAAAGACATCGCTATCAAGCATGCTATGACTACCATGCATAATCACTTCCGCCCGGATTATACTTGCTGGCATGTAGTAAGCTATAACAACGACGGAACAGTAGAACGGAAACAAACTCACCAAGGCAAGAACGATAATTCTTCATGGGCACGGGGACAGGCATGGGCTGTATATGGCTACACCGCTTGTTTCCGCGAAACAAATGACAGCACTTTCCTGAACTTCGCTGTTAAAATAGCCGACATGATTATGGATCGCGTAAAAACAGACGATGCTATCCCTTATTGGGATTATGATGCTCCTGTAACTTCAGAAACCCCACGTGACGCATCTGCTGCTACTGTGACCGCTTCGGCCCTCATCGAACTAAGCACAATGATTCCCGATGGAAAGAAATATCTGGATTATGCGGAAAAGATTCTGAAGAGCTTGTCAAGTAATGCATATCTCGCCCAAGCGGGTGACAATCAAGGATTCGTTTTGATGCATTCTGTAGGTTCACTGCCGAATGGTTCTGAAATCGACACTCCGCTGAACTATGCCGACTACTATTACCTGGAAGCATTGAAGAGATTCATGAATCTGAAAGGCATCAACTACAAAGATATCTAA
- a CDS encoding DUF4250 domain-containing protein, producing MELPKDPMMLLSVINMKLRDCYSSLDELCEDMNVDKDELVNQLKAVGFEYSAEHNKFW from the coding sequence ATGGAATTACCAAAAGACCCGATGATGTTGCTCAGCGTCATCAATATGAAGCTGCGCGATTGTTATTCTTCACTTGATGAACTATGTGAAGATATGAATGTAGACAAGGATGAATTAGTGAATCAGTTGAAAGCTGTGGGCTTTGAATATAGTGCGGAACATAATAAGTTCTGGTAA
- a CDS encoding RagB/SusD family nutrient uptake outer membrane protein: protein MKNFKYYLYTLACAITVSSCSLDETSYTEIEKTNYMKNAKEAENVLLGVYRNMVKDGIYGFHLSMYFTIPSDIAKVQGNSTDGLRLIPSNAYTSSQTEIATTWANLYSAIYDANNFIETLQQRIGDYDEKNYKPAAIYMAEARCLRALYYFELVRWFGNVALITNTAQSHLHPSTFTQADPVDVYKFIEADLKYAIENLPYALDDHIRSDNSFRFSKGAALGLLSKVYATWAGYPIHDTSKWEDAAKTAKILVESGKHHLLNDYEQLWKNTCNGIWNEAESLIEVSFYAPTVTGVSANDPCGRIGKWNGVQANGIRSVRNAGNWRVIPTFLRDWKERQNDRRWGLSFADYKYGKSTDTGENGVKIAINNSGNIEDAILDDAKDGLKKSYIDNVCPQKWDTEKYVSSANYLIDANLSNINWYILRYADVLLLYAEALNEWKQGPTEEAYRAINMVRRRGFGLPVETDNPRSDLSTGMSYKDFQSAVRNERAYELAFEGHRRQDLVRWGIYYESIRQTAQDLVNWYSGGDGFYVCVDYTKKNKNELLPIPQQEMDICTQFEQNPGWK, encoded by the coding sequence ATGAAAAATTTCAAATACTATTTATACACATTAGCTTGTGCTATTACTGTTTCATCTTGCTCGCTGGATGAAACCAGTTATACAGAAATTGAAAAAACAAACTATATGAAAAATGCGAAGGAAGCCGAAAATGTACTCTTGGGTGTATATCGCAATATGGTAAAAGATGGTATATATGGTTTCCATCTATCCATGTATTTCACCATACCCAGTGACATTGCAAAAGTACAAGGAAACAGTACAGACGGTCTTCGCCTCATTCCCTCCAATGCTTATACCAGTTCTCAAACCGAAATTGCAACTACCTGGGCCAACTTGTATAGTGCCATTTATGATGCAAACAACTTCATCGAGACACTGCAACAAAGGATAGGAGATTACGATGAAAAAAATTATAAGCCGGCTGCCATCTACATGGCTGAAGCACGTTGCCTTCGCGCGTTATACTATTTTGAATTGGTACGTTGGTTCGGTAATGTAGCACTAATTACCAACACTGCCCAGTCACACCTACATCCATCCACTTTCACCCAGGCAGATCCGGTAGATGTATATAAGTTTATAGAAGCAGATCTGAAATATGCCATCGAAAATCTGCCCTACGCCCTCGATGATCATATACGTTCAGACAATAGTTTCCGTTTCTCTAAAGGGGCAGCTCTCGGTTTGTTAAGTAAAGTATATGCCACTTGGGCCGGTTATCCGATTCACGATACAAGTAAATGGGAAGATGCTGCAAAAACAGCTAAAATTCTGGTTGAATCCGGAAAACATCATTTGCTTAATGATTACGAACAATTATGGAAAAACACCTGTAACGGTATTTGGAACGAAGCAGAAAGTCTGATTGAAGTAAGTTTCTATGCTCCGACAGTAACAGGGGTGTCTGCCAACGACCCGTGCGGACGTATCGGTAAATGGAACGGAGTACAGGCTAACGGAATCAGAAGTGTCCGCAATGCAGGTAACTGGCGTGTCATACCGACTTTCTTACGTGACTGGAAAGAGCGTCAGAACGATAGAAGATGGGGACTGTCTTTTGCCGATTACAAATATGGCAAATCCACAGATACCGGTGAAAATGGAGTGAAAATTGCAATCAATAACAGCGGTAATATTGAAGATGCTATTTTGGATGATGCAAAAGATGGATTAAAAAAATCATATATTGATAATGTATGTCCCCAAAAATGGGACACTGAAAAATATGTCAGTAGCGCTAATTATCTGATTGATGCCAACCTTTCTAATATCAACTGGTATATCTTACGTTATGCCGATGTACTGCTTTTGTATGCAGAAGCTCTGAATGAATGGAAACAAGGACCGACAGAAGAAGCCTACAGAGCTATCAATATGGTGCGCAGACGCGGATTCGGACTTCCGGTAGAAACTGATAATCCACGTTCAGACCTATCCACCGGTATGTCTTACAAAGATTTCCAATCGGCTGTACGCAATGAACGCGCATATGAACTGGCATTCGAAGGACACCGCCGCCAAGATTTGGTTCGCTGGGGAATCTATTACGAAAGTATCAGACAGACAGCCCAAGACTTAGTAAACTGGTATAGCGGTGGGGACGGATTCTATGTATGCGTTGATTATACGAAGAAGAATAAAAACGAATTGCTCCCAATACCACAACAAGAAATGGATATATGTACTCAGTTTGAGCAGAATCCGGGATGGAAATAA
- a CDS encoding RNA polymerase sigma factor yields the protein MINENKIREACTLNRERGFKMLMDSFQVPIYNYIRRLVVSHEDAEDVLQEVFIRVFRHIDQFREESSLSTWIYRIATNESLRLLNSRKEGKVVSAEEVQEELIGKLKASDYIDYENELAVKFQEAILSLPEKQRIVFNLRYYDELEYEEIARVLDSKVDTLKVNYHYAKEKIKEYILNR from the coding sequence ATGATAAACGAGAATAAAATTCGTGAAGCTTGTACCTTGAATCGTGAACGGGGATTCAAGATGCTGATGGACTCTTTTCAGGTACCGATATATAATTATATCCGTAGGTTGGTCGTATCTCATGAAGATGCGGAAGATGTGCTTCAGGAAGTCTTTATCCGGGTGTTCCGGCATATCGATCAGTTTCGCGAAGAAAGTTCACTGTCAACCTGGATTTACCGGATTGCCACGAATGAGAGTTTACGCTTGCTGAACAGTCGTAAAGAGGGGAAAGTTGTTTCTGCAGAAGAGGTTCAGGAAGAGTTGATAGGCAAGTTGAAGGCTTCCGATTATATTGATTATGAGAATGAGCTGGCAGTGAAGTTTCAGGAGGCCATTCTAAGTTTACCGGAAAAGCAACGGATCGTATTCAACTTACGCTATTATGATGAACTTGAATATGAAGAAATTGCCCGTGTATTGGATAGTAAAGTGGATACACTAAAAGTGAATTACCACTATGCAAAAGAGAAGATAAAGGAATATATATTAAACAGATAG
- the nfo gene encoding deoxyribonuclease IV produces the protein MKYIGAHVSASGGVEFSPINAHEIGANTFALFTKNQRQWVSKPLTQDSVGLFKENCKKYGFQPEYILPHDSYLINLGHPEEEGLAKSRIAFLDEMQRCEQLGLKLLNFHPGSSLNKISIEDCLSLIAESINLALEKTKGVTAVIENTAGQGSNLGSEFWQLKYIIDRVNDKSRVGVCLDTCHTYTAGYDIVNEYDNVFDKFDKEVGFNYLRGMHLNDSKKALGTHVDRHDSIGEGLIGKAFFERLMQDPRFDNIPLILETPDESKWKEEIAWLRSLE, from the coding sequence ATGAAATATATCGGAGCACACGTTAGCGCCTCAGGTGGCGTAGAGTTCTCACCTATTAATGCGCACGAGATAGGAGCAAACACTTTTGCGTTATTCACCAAGAATCAACGTCAATGGGTAAGTAAACCTCTAACCCAAGACAGTGTCGGCCTCTTCAAAGAGAATTGTAAGAAATATGGTTTCCAACCGGAATATATCCTGCCACATGACAGTTACCTTATCAATCTCGGGCATCCGGAGGAAGAAGGGCTTGCTAAAAGCCGTATCGCTTTTCTGGATGAAATGCAACGTTGTGAGCAACTTGGATTGAAGCTTTTAAATTTCCACCCGGGCAGCTCTCTCAATAAAATATCAATAGAAGATTGCCTGTCTCTTATTGCAGAAAGCATTAATCTCGCTTTAGAAAAAACAAAAGGAGTAACAGCAGTTATTGAAAACACAGCCGGACAAGGCAGTAATCTAGGAAGCGAATTCTGGCAACTGAAATATATCATTGACCGGGTAAACGATAAGAGCCGAGTAGGCGTTTGTCTCGATACGTGCCATACTTATACCGCCGGTTACGATATTGTCAATGAATACGATAACGTTTTTGATAAATTTGACAAGGAAGTGGGATTCAATTACCTTCGTGGTATGCACTTGAATGATTCAAAAAAAGCACTGGGTACCCATGTAGACCGTCACGATAGCATCGGTGAAGGGTTGATTGGAAAAGCCTTTTTTGAAAGATTGATGCAAGATCCCAGATTCGATAATATACCATTGATACTGGAAACACCGGATGAAAGTAAATGGAAAGAAGAAATTGCATGGCTAAGAAGTCTGGAATAA